The following are from one region of the Endozoicomonas sp. 4G genome:
- the fucU gene encoding L-fucose mutarotase, with amino-acid sequence MLKNISPLISPELLKVLAEMGHGDEIIFADAHFPGHALNNNVIRADGLGVDQLLKAVIPLFELDSYAPPLIMMAAAEGDELDLSVEKKYCHALFGDNPGQDILRIGRYEFYDRAQSAFAVVMTGETAKYGNIILKKGVTPAT; translated from the coding sequence ATGTTAAAAAATATTTCCCCTTTAATTTCACCTGAGTTACTTAAGGTTCTTGCTGAAATGGGTCATGGCGACGAAATTATTTTTGCAGATGCCCACTTTCCTGGTCACGCTCTCAACAATAACGTCATTCGTGCAGATGGCTTGGGCGTGGATCAGCTACTAAAGGCCGTTATTCCATTATTTGAGCTGGACTCTTACGCGCCACCGCTGATCATGATGGCAGCTGCAGAGGGTGATGAACTCGATCTCTCTGTGGAAAAAAAGTACTGTCATGCCCTGTTTGGTGATAACCCTGGTCAGGATATTTTGCGTATTGGGCGTTATGAATTTTACGACCGTGCCCAATCTGCATTTGCAGTGGTTATGACTGGAGAAACCGCCAAGTATGGCAACATTATTTTGAAAAAAGGTGTAACGCCCGCCACCTGA
- the fucK gene encoding L-fuculokinase, which produces MTHDAVIVLDCGATNVRAIAVDVKGTVLAKASQPNITVPAEENPDWHQWPVEGIFEKFSDCCRQIMKDISPERIKGVTVTTFGVDGALIDRQGNPIYPVISWKCPRTNDSLQHLKQYLDPDKVVTESGVGHFAFNTLNKLIWFKENRPELLADAHGWLFISSLFNHKLTGRLTTDATMAGTAQLTDLKSQTFNTRILSAIGIESDFFPEMVQAGEMIGHLLPEAAAKLGLPAGILVISSGHDTQFAVFGSGAEKGQPVLSSGTWEILMVRSSEISGLAPDMFDNGFTCEWDSHKNHYNPGIQWLASGVLEWVGRQFYPDVTGSEKYKKMISEASAVPEKSHGITFNPTFLPDGNGRTHGAISGLSLNTERGAIYRSALEALSKKLKSSLHQLEQIGQFSASEIILVGGGSKNPLWNQIKADTLQLPIKILKESETTVLGASMFAMSGAGLYDSPEAARVAFDIQYETIQPNV; this is translated from the coding sequence ATGACGCACGACGCTGTCATTGTTCTGGATTGCGGAGCAACCAATGTCAGGGCAATAGCCGTTGACGTGAAAGGCACGGTTTTAGCCAAAGCCTCACAACCAAATATAACTGTTCCAGCCGAAGAAAATCCTGACTGGCACCAGTGGCCTGTAGAGGGAATCTTTGAAAAGTTCAGCGACTGCTGTCGTCAGATAATGAAGGACATCAGTCCTGAACGCATTAAAGGGGTCACCGTAACGACCTTTGGTGTTGATGGTGCCTTGATTGATCGTCAGGGGAACCCGATTTATCCCGTCATCAGCTGGAAGTGCCCCCGAACCAACGATTCACTACAACACCTGAAGCAGTATCTTGATCCCGATAAGGTCGTTACAGAATCCGGCGTTGGCCACTTTGCCTTTAATACACTCAACAAGTTGATTTGGTTTAAAGAAAACAGACCTGAACTCTTAGCCGATGCGCACGGATGGTTATTTATCAGCTCACTGTTTAATCACAAGTTAACAGGCAGGTTGACCACCGATGCGACAATGGCAGGAACAGCCCAGCTGACGGATCTGAAGTCACAAACGTTCAATACCAGAATATTATCTGCCATTGGCATTGAAAGTGATTTCTTTCCTGAAATGGTACAGGCGGGAGAGATGATCGGTCACTTATTGCCAGAGGCAGCAGCAAAGCTGGGACTGCCTGCCGGTATTCTGGTGATCTCATCGGGTCACGATACCCAATTTGCCGTTTTCGGATCGGGAGCTGAAAAGGGGCAGCCTGTTTTATCATCGGGTACCTGGGAAATTTTAATGGTGCGCTCTTCAGAAATATCAGGGTTGGCACCCGATATGTTTGATAACGGCTTTACCTGTGAGTGGGATTCACATAAAAACCACTACAATCCCGGCATACAGTGGTTGGCATCCGGGGTTCTTGAATGGGTGGGGCGGCAATTCTACCCGGATGTGACCGGTTCAGAAAAATACAAAAAGATGATCAGTGAAGCCTCCGCTGTACCTGAAAAAAGCCACGGCATAACCTTTAACCCGACGTTCCTGCCAGACGGCAATGGTCGTACCCATGGAGCCATTAGCGGATTATCACTGAATACTGAGCGTGGAGCCATTTACCGCTCGGCACTGGAAGCTTTGTCTAAAAAACTGAAAAGTAGCCTGCATCAGCTCGAACAAATAGGTCAGTTTTCTGCATCCGAGATCATACTGGTGGGTGGTGGCTCGAAAAACCCGCTTTGGAACCAAATTAAGGCAGACACATTACAGCTACCCATCAAGATACTCAAAGAGTCAGAAACAACAGTACTCGGTGCCTCAATGTTCGCAATGTCCGGAGCCGGGTTATACGACAGTCCCGAAGCAGCAAGAGTGGCTTTTGATATTCAGTACGAAACCATTCAACCCAACGTTTAA
- a CDS encoding L-fuculose-phosphate aldolase: MSTRNELSRKIIEACLDMNRSGLNQGTAGNISCRYEGGMLITPSGIAYEQLEENDIVFVGDDGVYEESKVPSSEWRFHQIIYQTRTDLHAVVHNHALFSSTLAIMNKGIPAIHYMVAASGGKDIPCVPYATYGTPELSDYVATGFKDRNCILMQHHGMTAAGKSLAKAMWLAEETETLAKMYVNLLQTGIDIPVLSDEEITVVLDKFKNYGLREKS, translated from the coding sequence ATGAGCACAAGAAACGAACTATCCAGAAAAATCATAGAAGCCTGTCTGGATATGAACCGTTCTGGTTTAAACCAAGGCACCGCCGGTAATATCAGTTGCCGTTACGAAGGGGGGATGCTGATCACTCCATCCGGCATCGCTTATGAGCAACTGGAAGAAAACGACATTGTTTTTGTGGGTGATGATGGTGTATACGAGGAAAGCAAGGTTCCTTCCAGTGAATGGCGCTTTCATCAGATCATTTATCAGACTCGCACTGACCTGCATGCAGTGGTTCACAACCACGCTCTTTTTAGTAGTACGCTTGCCATTATGAACAAAGGTATTCCCGCTATTCACTACATGGTCGCAGCAAGTGGTGGCAAGGATATTCCCTGCGTACCCTATGCAACTTACGGCACGCCGGAACTGTCCGATTATGTGGCTACAGGTTTTAAAGACCGAAACTGTATTTTAATGCAGCATCACGGCATGACCGCTGCCGGCAAATCATTAGCAAAAGCTATGTGGTTAGCGGAAGAGACTGAAACACTGGCGAAAATGTACGTCAATTTGCTACAAACAGGGATTGATATTCCGGTGCTTTCCGATGAAGAAATTACGGTAGTTCTGGATAAGTTTAAAAACTATGGATTGAGAGAGAAAAGTTAA
- a CDS encoding peptide deformylase, giving the protein MRLNQNPDVLLMGHPLLFQEQPQVAVGDITSDDFQHNLEILKQKQLSTLGVGIAAPQVGWPARVFSMGISELNRSRYPQAPDLPFAFWINPQISDFSKNTCWTWEGCLSVPGMRAWIERPESITAVGYNERGERQEQSLSGFAARVFLHELDHLNGKLFPMIVEDKSLIIPNQSIEHQEAWAEGWPTESAHNTIRGQLSDVR; this is encoded by the coding sequence ATGAGACTAAATCAAAACCCCGACGTACTTCTCATGGGCCACCCTCTGTTATTTCAGGAACAACCCCAGGTTGCCGTCGGAGACATCACTTCCGATGACTTTCAGCACAACCTTGAGATTCTCAAGCAAAAGCAATTGAGTACCCTGGGCGTGGGCATTGCCGCTCCCCAGGTGGGCTGGCCTGCCCGTGTTTTCAGTATGGGGATTTCAGAGCTTAACCGGTCCAGATATCCACAGGCTCCGGACCTCCCTTTTGCATTCTGGATTAATCCACAAATCAGTGATTTCAGTAAAAACACCTGTTGGACCTGGGAAGGCTGCCTTTCAGTTCCGGGCATGAGAGCCTGGATTGAGCGCCCTGAAAGCATCACAGCGGTTGGCTATAACGAGCGGGGAGAGCGACAGGAACAAAGCCTGTCAGGTTTTGCTGCCCGGGTGTTTCTGCATGAGCTGGATCACCTTAACGGGAAGCTGTTTCCTATGATCGTGGAAGATAAAAGTCTGATTATTCCCAACCAGTCGATTGAGCATCAGGAAGCATGGGCGGAAGGCTGGCCAACAGAAAGTGCTCACAACACGATCCGTGGCCAGCTGTCTGATGTTCGTTAA
- a CDS encoding NUDIX domain-containing protein, protein MKLSGLGADDVRVESEERVWSGFFKLCRYKVRHALFQGGWSKTLEREAVLRVPSVGVLLYDPVLEKVVLVEQFRIGPLVGDDDPWLLEIVAGISEPGESLESLAIREVKEEANCEVKHLLPVTNVYLSPGATNERLMLYCGIIDASSAGGVYGLAEEGEDIKVHVLTAEEAWQMVEDGRIANAPAIIALQWLRLNHGELKGYVQ, encoded by the coding sequence ATGAAACTATCCGGTTTGGGAGCCGACGACGTTCGTGTTGAAAGTGAGGAGCGAGTCTGGTCTGGATTCTTCAAGCTTTGCCGATATAAAGTCAGACATGCCCTTTTTCAGGGGGGATGGAGTAAGACACTGGAGCGGGAAGCGGTTTTGCGAGTGCCTTCTGTCGGTGTCCTTCTCTACGATCCGGTTCTGGAAAAAGTCGTGTTGGTCGAACAGTTTCGCATAGGCCCTCTGGTAGGTGATGATGACCCCTGGTTACTGGAAATTGTTGCGGGCATATCCGAGCCGGGTGAATCCCTGGAATCGTTGGCAATTCGAGAAGTAAAAGAAGAAGCGAATTGTGAAGTGAAGCATCTTTTACCGGTAACCAATGTTTACCTCAGCCCCGGTGCAACCAATGAACGGTTGATGCTTTATTGCGGCATTATTGATGCCTCATCGGCTGGAGGGGTTTACGGGCTGGCGGAAGAAGGTGAAGATATCAAAGTGCATGTGTTGACCGCAGAAGAAGCCTGGCAGATGGTTGAAGATGGTCGTATTGCCAACGCTCCGGCTATCATTGCCCTGCAATGGTTAAGGCTGAACCATGGAGAACTTAAAGGTTATGTTCAATAA
- a CDS encoding adenylyltransferase/cytidyltransferase family protein codes for MNKKGLAPRPIETDNIMTDKKIGILGSAFNPPTLGHLDVLEQARQQFDLILLVPSAAHAFSKPMLPFHHRLAMCQQLVNSVQLPQCQLEVSEIEQEMLADNPGKPVYTFDLLALLEQKYPGAQLGFIRGPDNADPQTWKRFYRSEDIEQRWQVFTARERQKIRSTQVRELLVSGSPDDNNKEAVAALLLPSVHDYILQHHLYQ; via the coding sequence ATGAATAAAAAAGGTCTGGCACCGCGCCCCATCGAAACCGACAATATTATGACCGACAAGAAAATAGGTATATTGGGCTCTGCCTTTAACCCGCCGACATTAGGGCATCTGGATGTACTGGAACAGGCCCGGCAACAGTTTGACCTGATATTACTGGTACCCAGTGCGGCCCATGCTTTCTCCAAGCCCATGTTACCCTTTCATCATCGGCTGGCTATGTGCCAACAGCTGGTGAACTCGGTACAACTGCCTCAATGCCAGCTAGAAGTCTCTGAAATTGAACAGGAAATGCTGGCAGATAATCCCGGAAAGCCCGTGTATACCTTTGATTTGCTGGCATTGTTAGAACAAAAATACCCAGGGGCTCAGCTGGGATTTATCAGAGGTCCCGATAATGCCGATCCCCAGACCTGGAAGCGCTTCTACCGGTCTGAAGACATTGAGCAACGCTGGCAGGTCTTTACTGCCCGGGAACGTCAGAAGATTCGAAGTACTCAGGTAAGGGAGCTGTTAGTTTCCGGCAGCCCTGACGATAACAACAAAGAAGCCGTAGCTGCTTTGTTGCTGCCTTCGGTTCACGATTACATTCTTCAGCATCATTTATACCAGTAA
- a CDS encoding endonuclease/exonuclease/phosphatase family protein encodes MPIRTLKGALSSRLKRDRAPRAVHCSELVYKPRSRKPGHIRLLSFNIQVGINTQQYRHYLTRSWQHLLPHSRRAGTLDQIAAALPDFDLVALQEADGGSLRSGFINQTEYLALKCQFPYWYHQLNRNLGKLAQHSNGLLSRYKPTILEDHKLPGLIPGRGAIIARFGDPRDPLVVVMMHLALSQKARNVQLSYIRDQVKTYNHVVLMGDMNTHAEQLLNSSPLKDTDLQAVHSELHTFPSWRPSRSLDHILVSPSLIVHQVGVLNLPISDHLPIAVEVEVPKGVILE; translated from the coding sequence ATGCCGATTAGAACTTTGAAGGGGGCCTTGTCTTCTCGCCTGAAGAGAGACAGAGCCCCGCGAGCCGTCCACTGCAGTGAACTGGTCTACAAACCCCGGTCACGAAAGCCCGGACACATTCGTCTGCTGAGCTTTAATATCCAGGTAGGCATCAATACCCAGCAGTATCGTCACTACCTGACCCGCAGCTGGCAACATCTGTTGCCTCATTCCAGACGTGCAGGGACACTGGATCAGATTGCTGCCGCCCTTCCCGATTTTGACCTGGTGGCGCTGCAGGAAGCCGATGGTGGCAGTCTCAGAAGTGGCTTCATCAACCAGACCGAATACCTTGCCCTGAAATGCCAGTTTCCCTACTGGTATCACCAGCTGAATCGAAACCTTGGCAAACTGGCGCAGCACAGCAATGGTCTCCTGAGTCGATACAAGCCCACTATTCTTGAAGACCATAAACTGCCCGGATTGATTCCCGGTCGGGGAGCCATTATTGCCCGGTTTGGTGATCCCCGAGATCCCTTGGTCGTGGTGATGATGCATCTGGCTCTTAGCCAGAAGGCCAGAAATGTCCAGCTTTCCTATATCAGGGATCAGGTCAAAACTTACAACCATGTGGTGCTGATGGGCGATATGAATACCCACGCTGAACAACTGCTAAACAGCTCACCACTGAAAGACACTGATTTGCAGGCTGTTCACTCTGAACTGCACACGTTTCCCAGCTGGCGTCCCAGCCGTTCACTGGATCATATCCTGGTCAGCCCTTCTCTGATCGTGCATCAGGTCGGTGTTTTGAATCTGCCTATTTCCGATCATCTGCCCATTGCCGTAGAAGTAGAAGTGCCGAAGGGTGTCATTTTGGAATGA
- a CDS encoding thiol:disulfide interchange protein DsbA/DsbL has protein sequence MPKQLKFLWLALVLPLVAQAAVQDPYKEGKDYRVLPEQVQTSVKKSQIEVAEVFWYGCPHCYTLEPIVERWKPSLEKDTRVVRTPGFFGPNIWKTHAQLYYTLETMIPDAKKLHDVHTSIFAEVQHRNNRLGDVKAMGDFLQERHGIDPKQFASFYNSFGVLNLMNQGGTKISGYQLNGVPALVVDGRYVIEPTVGLENMPVIADFLIKKVRAERAAKAKG, from the coding sequence ATGCCAAAACAACTGAAATTTTTATGGTTGGCGCTGGTTCTGCCGTTAGTGGCACAAGCTGCGGTACAGGATCCATATAAGGAAGGTAAGGATTACCGGGTTCTGCCAGAGCAGGTTCAGACTTCAGTGAAGAAGAGTCAGATCGAAGTGGCTGAAGTCTTCTGGTATGGCTGCCCCCATTGTTACACTCTGGAACCCATTGTTGAACGCTGGAAGCCTTCTCTGGAAAAGGACACCCGTGTCGTTCGTACGCCGGGTTTCTTCGGCCCTAATATCTGGAAAACCCATGCCCAGCTTTACTACACCCTGGAAACCATGATTCCTGATGCGAAAAAGCTGCACGACGTACACACCAGTATTTTTGCTGAAGTTCAACACCGAAATAACCGTCTTGGCGACGTAAAAGCCATGGGGGATTTTCTTCAGGAACGCCACGGTATTGATCCCAAGCAGTTTGCCAGCTTCTACAATTCTTTCGGAGTTCTGAACCTTATGAATCAGGGGGGGACAAAAATCAGCGGTTATCAGCTGAACGGTGTTCCAGCTCTGGTAGTCGATGGCCGATATGTTATTGAACCCACTGTCGGGTTGGAAAATATGCCTGTTATTGCTGATTTCCTGATCAAGAAAGTGCGTGCTGAACGTGCAGCCAAGGCAAAAGGCTGA
- a CDS encoding c-type cytochrome: MKKVIFGLVVSLGVSGVAFAKGDANAGEAKVATCAACHGATGVSPVPNYPNLAGQGERYLVKQISEIKAGIRSVPEMAPFVGNLTAQDIEDISAFYASQPAPQGVADPKLVGLGEQLYRFGDQKKGIPACAACHSPTGQGNALAGFPKISGQHAQYTAKQLRDFREGDRVNDGDTKVMRTIAEKLSNKEVDALSSYISGLR; this comes from the coding sequence ATGAAAAAAGTTATTTTCGGTCTGGTAGTATCTTTAGGGGTATCAGGTGTGGCATTTGCGAAGGGGGATGCAAATGCCGGAGAAGCCAAAGTGGCCACCTGTGCCGCCTGCCACGGAGCAACAGGTGTAAGCCCGGTGCCCAATTACCCCAATCTGGCAGGACAAGGCGAACGCTACCTGGTTAAACAGATTTCAGAGATTAAGGCGGGTATCCGCAGTGTGCCGGAGATGGCGCCTTTTGTCGGGAATCTGACAGCACAGGATATCGAAGATATCTCTGCTTTTTATGCCAGTCAGCCTGCGCCACAAGGGGTTGCTGACCCTAAACTGGTGGGGCTGGGTGAACAGCTGTACCGTTTTGGTGATCAGAAAAAAGGCATTCCTGCCTGCGCTGCCTGTCACTCTCCAACCGGTCAGGGAAATGCTCTGGCGGGCTTTCCAAAAATCAGTGGTCAGCACGCTCAGTACACAGCCAAGCAGTTGCGTGATTTCCGCGAAGGGGATCGTGTCAACGATGGCGATACCAAGGTGATGAGAACCATCGCTGAAAAGCTGAGCAATAAAGAAGTGGATGCTCTGTCCAGTTACATCAGTGGCCTGCGTTGA
- the yihA gene encoding ribosome biogenesis GTP-binding protein YihA/YsxC translates to MSEPRSGLNYRKAQFLTSAPRLKLCPPDNGREVAFAGRSNAGKSSALNTLTGSKIARTSKTPGRTQLINYFNIEESIHLVDLPGYGYAKVPEAMKIEWQKHLDDYLNNRESLVGLVLLVDIRHPLKEFDRMMVQWSMQSDMPLHILLTKSDKLKSGVAKQALNALKKELSEYPQISIQLFSALKKTGVDQLAQRLDSWLLVDDDEPEEQE, encoded by the coding sequence ATGAGTGAACCCAGAAGCGGTCTGAATTATCGCAAGGCCCAATTTCTGACCAGCGCCCCCAGGCTGAAACTGTGCCCGCCCGATAATGGCAGGGAAGTCGCTTTTGCGGGTCGCTCCAACGCCGGTAAGTCCAGTGCCCTGAATACTCTGACCGGCTCAAAGATTGCCCGCACCAGTAAAACCCCCGGACGCACCCAGCTGATCAACTATTTCAATATTGAAGAGAGCATCCACCTGGTTGACCTTCCTGGTTACGGCTACGCCAAAGTACCAGAAGCCATGAAAATCGAATGGCAAAAACATCTTGATGATTATTTAAACAACCGGGAATCTCTGGTGGGACTGGTGCTGCTGGTTGATATCCGTCACCCCCTGAAGGAGTTTGACCGGATGATGGTCCAGTGGAGCATGCAATCGGACATGCCCCTTCATATTCTGTTAACCAAAAGTGACAAGTTGAAGTCCGGTGTCGCCAAACAGGCCCTGAATGCTCTGAAAAAAGAACTTTCGGAGTATCCGCAAATCTCCATCCAACTCTTTTCTGCCCTGAAGAAAACCGGTGTCGATCAACTGGCGCAGCGCCTGGATAGCTGGTTGCTGGTGGATGATGACGAACCGGAAGAGCAGGAATAA
- the polA gene encoding DNA polymerase I: MSDQANTPLVLVDGSSYLYRAFHASERANLRTSDGRPTGAIRVMTNMLKSLLKEYPGSSVVVVFDAKGKNFRHDLYQEYKATRKPMPDDLRSQVQPIHEMVRALGMPLLMIEGVEADDVIGTLARQATEKKIATVISTGDKDIAQLVSEHVTLIDTMNDTRTDLDGVVDKFGIPAHLIIDYLALMGDTSDNIPGMPGVGQKTALALLQGIGSIDEIAKRLDEVPALGFRGSKNFAPKFEEHKDIVLLSRDLATIKTDVALPVAIEDLKAEPVDQEALLDLYREYEFRSMIAELEKGLDGGAEPEPAEPAIDTEYETVLDKETFSRWLKVLNDSELFAFDTETTSLNYMEAELVGLSFAVEAGKAAYVPVAHDYVGAPDQLDRSWVLEQMKALLENPEKKKVGQNLKYDKSVLANYDVCLEGIHWDTMLESYVLNSTATRHDMDSLAQKYLDHQCIAFEEIAGKGKKQLTFNQIDLETAAPYAAEDADITLRLHETIAPQLEHEPSLYSVFREIEMPLVGVMSRMERQGARVDGHLLAQQSMEIGKRLHELEKQAHDEAGEPFNLASPKQLQAILFEKLGLPVIKKTPKGQPSTAEEVLQELALDYPLPKLLIEHRGLSKLKSTYTDKLPQMINPATGRIHTSYHQAVTATGRLSSSDPNLQNIPIRTEEGRKVRQAFVASEGYQLIAADYSQIELRIMAHLSDDAGLLDAFARGLDIHKATAAEVFGVALEEVTSDQRRSAKAINFGLIYGMSSFGLAKQLGISRKSAQEYIDLYFNRYPGVLHYMDRTKESAKEKGYVETLFGRRLYLPEINARNGMRRQAAERTAINAPMQGTAADIIKRAMAHVDQWLSNSDLDARMIMQVHDELVLEVAEDQLETVKTGVVEKMSRAAELKVPLLVEAGTGYNWDEAH; encoded by the coding sequence ATGTCAGATCAAGCCAATACGCCCCTTGTGCTCGTAGATGGGTCTTCTTACCTCTATCGGGCTTTTCATGCTTCAGAGCGCGCGAACCTGAGAACATCAGACGGTCGTCCAACAGGGGCTATCCGTGTGATGACAAACATGCTGAAGAGCCTGCTTAAAGAGTATCCGGGCAGTTCTGTGGTGGTTGTCTTTGATGCCAAAGGGAAAAACTTCCGGCACGATCTGTACCAAGAGTACAAGGCCACCCGTAAGCCCATGCCCGACGATCTGCGCTCACAGGTTCAGCCCATTCACGAAATGGTTCGGGCCCTGGGAATGCCATTGTTGATGATTGAAGGTGTAGAAGCGGACGATGTCATTGGCACTCTGGCCAGACAAGCCACTGAGAAAAAAATTGCCACCGTCATCTCAACCGGTGACAAGGACATCGCTCAGTTGGTGTCTGAGCATGTCACTTTGATCGATACCATGAACGATACCCGGACTGACCTGGACGGTGTTGTGGATAAGTTTGGTATTCCTGCCCACCTGATTATTGATTACCTGGCCCTGATGGGCGACACCAGTGACAATATTCCCGGTATGCCCGGAGTGGGTCAGAAAACCGCTCTGGCGCTGTTGCAGGGGATCGGCAGTATTGATGAGATTGCCAAACGTCTGGATGAAGTGCCTGCCCTGGGCTTCAGAGGCAGCAAGAACTTTGCCCCCAAGTTTGAAGAGCACAAGGATATCGTGCTGCTTTCCAGAGATCTGGCCACCATCAAAACCGATGTGGCGCTGCCCGTTGCCATCGAAGACCTGAAAGCGGAACCGGTTGATCAGGAAGCGCTGTTGGACCTGTATAGAGAGTATGAATTCCGTTCCATGATCGCTGAGCTGGAAAAAGGTCTGGACGGAGGGGCAGAACCTGAGCCTGCCGAGCCTGCTATTGATACAGAATATGAGACGGTTCTCGATAAAGAGACGTTTAGCCGCTGGCTGAAGGTATTGAATGACTCGGAGCTGTTTGCTTTTGATACCGAAACCACCAGCCTGAATTACATGGAAGCGGAACTGGTCGGACTCTCTTTTGCTGTAGAAGCCGGTAAGGCCGCCTATGTGCCAGTGGCTCATGACTACGTGGGGGCACCGGATCAGCTGGATCGAAGCTGGGTGCTGGAGCAGATGAAAGCGCTGCTGGAGAACCCTGAAAAGAAAAAAGTAGGCCAGAACCTGAAATACGATAAAAGCGTACTGGCTAACTATGATGTCTGTCTGGAAGGTATCCACTGGGATACCATGCTTGAGTCGTATGTGTTGAACTCAACCGCTACCCGTCATGATATGGACAGTCTGGCCCAGAAGTACCTCGACCATCAGTGTATTGCTTTTGAAGAGATCGCTGGCAAAGGTAAAAAACAGCTCACTTTCAACCAGATTGATCTGGAAACAGCAGCGCCCTACGCCGCTGAAGATGCCGATATTACTTTAAGGCTCCATGAAACGATTGCCCCGCAACTGGAGCATGAACCGTCTTTGTACTCGGTATTCCGTGAAATAGAAATGCCACTGGTAGGCGTGATGTCACGGATGGAAAGGCAGGGAGCCAGGGTGGATGGTCACCTGCTGGCACAGCAGAGCATGGAGATTGGCAAGCGTCTGCATGAGCTTGAAAAGCAGGCTCATGATGAAGCGGGCGAGCCTTTCAACCTGGCCTCTCCCAAGCAGTTGCAGGCCATTCTGTTTGAGAAGTTGGGTCTGCCTGTCATCAAGAAAACGCCTAAAGGGCAACCTTCCACTGCGGAAGAAGTGCTTCAGGAACTGGCGCTGGATTATCCTCTGCCAAAACTTCTGATTGAGCACCGTGGCCTGAGCAAGTTGAAGTCGACTTACACCGATAAGTTGCCCCAGATGATCAATCCGGCCACTGGACGCATTCATACCTCTTACCATCAGGCGGTGACAGCAACCGGTCGTTTGTCTTCCTCTGACCCTAACCTTCAGAACATTCCTATTCGTACTGAGGAAGGTCGTAAGGTTCGTCAGGCCTTTGTTGCCTCTGAAGGGTATCAATTGATTGCGGCTGACTACTCTCAGATCGAGCTGAGAATCATGGCGCACCTTTCTGATGATGCCGGTTTGCTGGACGCCTTTGCCCGGGGGCTGGATATTCACAAAGCTACGGCTGCGGAAGTCTTCGGTGTTGCCCTGGAAGAGGTGACTTCTGATCAGCGAAGAAGTGCCAAGGCGATTAACTTTGGCCTGATCTATGGGATGTCTTCTTTCGGACTGGCTAAACAGTTGGGTATTTCCAGAAAGTCCGCACAGGAGTACATCGATCTTTATTTCAACCGTTACCCCGGCGTTCTCCATTACATGGATCGAACCAAGGAGTCTGCCAAAGAGAAAGGGTATGTTGAGACTTTGTTTGGACGAAGGCTCTACCTTCCGGAAATCAATGCCCGCAATGGTATGCGTCGTCAGGCGGCTGAACGAACAGCCATCAACGCTCCAATGCAGGGCACCGCGGCCGATATCATAAAAAGAGCGATGGCCCATGTGGATCAATGGCTTTCAAACAGCGACCTGGATGCCAGAATGATCATGCAGGTGCACGATGAGCTGGTGCTGGAAGTGGCAGAAGATCAACTGGAGACCGTAAAAACGGGTGTCGTGGAAAAGATGTCCAGGGCAGCAGAGCTCAAGGTGCCTTTGCTGGTAGAGGCAGGTACTGGATACAACTGGGATGAAGCGCACTGA
- a CDS encoding DUF2782 domain-containing protein, with product MKSITGSLAFAAIIPLFLVGCASPPPSSNPTEAALEKPPKVAQPESAAISKEEFEKIPKNLRPEDLEQRNDTTVVIRPGENETIKEYRINGFLYGIQVIPKVGEPYYLVAADNMGNFIDPTKPETLIPSWTIFKWK from the coding sequence ATGAAATCAATAACAGGCTCTCTGGCTTTTGCGGCAATCATACCTTTATTTCTGGTCGGCTGTGCCAGCCCTCCACCGTCGTCTAACCCAACGGAAGCGGCTCTGGAAAAGCCTCCCAAAGTCGCTCAACCTGAATCGGCAGCGATCAGCAAAGAAGAGTTTGAAAAAATTCCTAAAAACCTGCGTCCGGAAGACCTGGAGCAAAGGAATGACACCACGGTAGTCATTCGTCCTGGTGAAAATGAAACCATCAAGGAATACCGAATTAATGGGTTTCTTTATGGAATTCAGGTTATCCCCAAGGTGGGTGAACCTTATTACCTGGTCGCAGCCGATAATATGGGTAACTTTATAGATCCCACCAAACCCGAAACGCTGATTCCGTCCTGGACTATTTTTAAGTGGAAGTAA